TGTTTGCTGCGCTGTATTAAGCCGGGTTGATCCAGCTATAGAGCGGCGTATCCCCGCCGCTCGACACTTTCACCTCCGCGCTATGGCGTAACCGCACCAACAGGCGTTTGCCCGACGATGGGCTGCCCGTCAGTCCTTCCAGTTGCTCAAGCAAATCAGGCCCGCTCAATTGTCCGGCCTTGCGCAGCAAATCCTTTGCGATCTGCCACTGCGCATCGTCCTGATTGACCGGCTTCGCTGGCGCCACGCTGGTTTCAGGCTTGATCACCTGCAACTGTGCGCCGAGCCGCGCCCAGTCACCGTCGTCCATCTCCAGGGTCAAATCCACTGGCCAGTCGCCGATGCTTCCGCGTATTCGCAACATAAGTCTGCTCCTGCACATTTCTGACCCACATGCTCCCATGGGACTTGTGCAACGCCAAGCGGGCGGTCAAACTCTCAGCACTTTCGTTATAAGATTACATAACAGTTTATTCATTTTACTTCCGGAGACCCGCCATGCGTCGTCTGCTGCTCGCTTTACCGTTTGCCCTGTTGCCGTTGGCTGTCGCCCATGCCGCTGATGAACATGATCATGAACATGAGCACGGCAGCCTTGGCGCCCACGAACATGGTGTCGGTCGCCTGAACGCGGCGCTGGACGGCCAGACCCTGGAGCTGGAACTGGAAAGCCCGGCGATGAACCTGGTGGGTTTCGAACACGCTGCCACCACCGACGCCGACAAGGCCAAAGTCGCCGCCGTCCGTACGCAACTGGAAAAACCGCTTACCCTGTTCAACCTGCCGAAGGCCGCCGGTTGTGTGGTGGCGACCCAGGAACTGGAAAGCCCGCTGTTTGGTGACAAACCGGATGCCGATGATGATCACGACGCCGATGCCAAAGACGAACATCACCACGATCACAGCGAAATCCACGCGCACTATCAATTCACCTGTGCGGCCCCGGGTGCCCTGAAAACCCTGGACCTGGCGAACATCTTCAACACCTTCCCGGCCACCCAGAAAATTCAGGTACAACTGATCAGCCCGAGCGGGCAGCAAGGGGTTGAAGTGACGGCCAAGGCGGCTGCCCTCAAGTTCTGACCCCAACACACATCCAAATGTGGTAGCGAGCCTGCTCGCGATAGCGGCGTAACAGTCACCATCGATGTTGAATGTCATGCCCCGATCGCGAGCAGGCTCGCTCGCACAGGGTTCACCACCAACCTGACCGGTTTCACATGACCCAAGCACTTATCGAACTGTCCGACCTGGGCTTCAGCTGGCCCGGTCACCCGCCGCTGCTGGACATCCCGGCGTTCCGCCTGGAACCCGGCCAAACCCTGTTCCTCAAAGGCCCCAGCGGCAGCGGCAAGACCACCCTGCTCGGCCTGCTCGGCGGCGTGCAGAAGCCCGATCGCGGCAGCATTCGCCTGCTCGGCCAGGAACTGACCGAACTCGGCGCCGGTGCGCGTGACCGCTTCCGTGTGGATCACACTGGTTACATTTTCCAGCAGTTCAACCTGCTGCCGTTTCTCTCGGTGCGCGAGAACGTCGAGTTGCCCTGCCACTTCTCCAGGTTGCGCGCCGAGCGGGCAATCCAGCACCACGGCAGCGTCGACCAGGCCGCTGCCACCCTGCTCGCTCACTTGGGCCTGAAGGATGAAAGCATCCTCGGCCGCCGCGCCGATTCGCTGTCCATCGGTCAGCAACAACGCGTCGCCGCCGCCCGCGCCTTGATCGGTCAGCCGGAACTGGTGATCGCCGACGAACCGACTTCCGCGCTGGATTACGACGCTCGCGAAAACTTCATTCGCCTGCTGTTCGCCGAATGCCGCGAAGCCGGGTCGAGCCTGTTGTTTGTCAGCCACGACCAAAGCCTCGCGCCGCTGTTCGATCGCCACCTGTCGCTGGCCGATCTCAATCGCGCCGCCACCCCGTCCGAGGTCTGAGATGTATTTGTTTCGTCTAGCCATGGCCAGCCTGGCAAACCGCCGCTTCACCGCGATCCTCACTGCATTCGCCATTGCCCTGTCGGTCTGCCTGCTGCTGGCTGTGGAACGGGTGCGTACTGAAGCCAAGGCCAGTTTTGCCAGCACCATCAGCGGCACCGACCTGATCGTCGGCGCCCGGTCCGGCTCGGTGAACCTGTTGCTGTACTCGGTGTTCCGCATCGGCAACGCCACCAATAACATCCGCTGGGACAGCTTCGAACACTTCGCCAACAACCCGAAAGTGAAGTGGGCGATCCCGATGTCGCTCGGCGATTCCCATCGCGGTTATCGGGTGATGGGCACCACCGAGGCGTACTTCGAGCACTACCAATACGGCCATCAGCAACACCTGGAACTGGCCGACGGCCGAGCCTTCGCCACCGACCCGTTCGAAGTGGTGCTCGGCGCCGAAGTGGCCGATGCGCTGCACTATAAACTCGGCGACAAACTGGTGCTGGCCCACGGCGTGGCGGTGATCAGCCTGGTCAAGCACGACGACAAGCCGTTCACCGTGGTCGGCATTCTGAAACGCACCGGCACCCCGGTGGACCGCACGCTGCACATCAGCCTCGGCGGCATGGAAGCGATTCACATCGACTGGCACAACGGCGTGCCCGCCCGGGGCCAAGGCCGGATCAGTGCCGATCAGGCGCGCAACATGGACCTGACGCCGCAAGCGATCACCGCGTTCATGCTCGGCCTTAACAGCAAGATTTCGACCTTCGCGTTGCAGCGCGAAATCAACGAATTCCGCGGCGAACCCATGCTGGCGATCCTGCCGGGCGTGGCGCTGCAAGAATTGTGGAGTTTGATGAGCACGGCAGAAAAAGCCTTGT
This DNA window, taken from Pseudomonas fluorescens NCIMB 11764, encodes the following:
- a CDS encoding ABC transporter permease, which produces MYLFRLAMASLANRRFTAILTAFAIALSVCLLLAVERVRTEAKASFASTISGTDLIVGARSGSVNLLLYSVFRIGNATNNIRWDSFEHFANNPKVKWAIPMSLGDSHRGYRVMGTTEAYFEHYQYGHQQHLELADGRAFATDPFEVVLGAEVADALHYKLGDKLVLAHGVAVISLVKHDDKPFTVVGILKRTGTPVDRTLHISLGGMEAIHIDWHNGVPARGQGRISADQARNMDLTPQAITAFMLGLNSKISTFALQREINEFRGEPMLAILPGVALQELWSLMSTAEKALFVVSLFVVLTGLIGMLTAILTSLNERRREMAILRSVGARPWHIATLLVLEAFALALAGVIAGVALLYVGIAAAQGYVQANYGLYLPLAWPSEYEWTLLGGILIAALLMGSVPAWRAYRQSLADGLSIRL
- a CDS encoding DUF2796 domain-containing protein; this encodes MRRLLLALPFALLPLAVAHAADEHDHEHEHGSLGAHEHGVGRLNAALDGQTLELELESPAMNLVGFEHAATTDADKAKVAAVRTQLEKPLTLFNLPKAAGCVVATQELESPLFGDKPDADDDHDADAKDEHHHDHSEIHAHYQFTCAAPGALKTLDLANIFNTFPATQKIQVQLISPSGQQGVEVTAKAAALKF
- a CDS encoding ABC transporter ATP-binding protein, with product MTQALIELSDLGFSWPGHPPLLDIPAFRLEPGQTLFLKGPSGSGKTTLLGLLGGVQKPDRGSIRLLGQELTELGAGARDRFRVDHTGYIFQQFNLLPFLSVRENVELPCHFSRLRAERAIQHHGSVDQAAATLLAHLGLKDESILGRRADSLSIGQQQRVAAARALIGQPELVIADEPTSALDYDARENFIRLLFAECREAGSSLLFVSHDQSLAPLFDRHLSLADLNRAATPSEV